In a genomic window of Lepisosteus oculatus isolate fLepOcu1 chromosome 3, fLepOcu1.hap2, whole genome shotgun sequence:
- the paqr3a gene encoding progestin and adipoQ receptor family member 3a isoform X3, which yields MIAVLPTAGASGEDYVIYSIGLFCFQVCMLCSVGYHLFCCHRSEKTSRRWMALDYAGISIGILGCYVPGVFYAFYCNNYWRQVYLITVLAMILAVFFAQIHPHYLTQQWHRLRSIIFCSVAGYGVIPTIHWVWLNGGFSALIVQAFVPRVLVMYFIAALAFLFYISKVPERYFPGHLNYLGSSHQVWHILVVLMFYWWHQTAVYIMQYRHSQPCPDLSVHS from the exons ATGATAGCAGTGCTGCCTACAGCAGGAGCCTCAGGAGAAGACTATGTCATCTATTCCATAGGACTTTTCTGCTTTCAG GTTTGCATGCTGTGCTCTGTTGGTTATCATCTGTTCTGTTGCCATCGATCTGAGAAAACAAGTCGCCGTTGGATGGCTTTAGATTATGCTGGAATCTCAATTGGAATCCTTGGCTGTTATGTTCCAGGAGTTTTCTATGCCTTTTACTGTAACAAT TATTGGAGGCAAGTATACTTGATTACAGTCCTGGCAATGATCCTGGCAGTGTTCTTCGCTCAGATCCACCCTCATTACCTCACTCAGCAGTGGCACAGACTACGCTCTATCATCTTCTGCTCTGTTGCTGGCTATGGAGTCATTCCAACAATCCACTGGGTATGGCTCAATGGAGGCTTTAGTGCCCTTATTGTTCAG GCATTTGTTCCCCGAGTACTAGTGATGTACTTTATTGCTGCTTTGGCGTTTCTCTTTTATATTTCCAAAGTTCCAGAACGATATTTTCCAG GGCATCTTAACTACCTGGGCTCCAGTCATCAGGTGTGGCACATTCTTGTAGTGCTCATGTTTTACTGGTGGCACCAGACTGCAGTGTACATCATGCAATACCGACACAGCCAGCCATGCCCTGACTTGTCAGTGCACTCATAA
- the paqr3a gene encoding progestin and adipoQ receptor family member 3a isoform X2, with translation MQPFKVSGADTYRSLFILSNETVNIWSHLLGFLLFFTLGVYDMIAVLPTAGASGEDYVIYSIGLFCFQVCMLCSVGYHLFCCHRSEKTSRRWMALDYAGISIGILGCYVPGVFYAFYCNNYWRQVYLITVLAMILAVFFAQIHPHYLTQQWHRLRSIIFCSVAGYGVIPTIHWVWLNGGFSALIVQAFVPRVLVMYFIAALAFLFYISKVPERYFPGHLNYLGSSHQVWHILVVLMFYWWHQTAVYIMQYRHSQPCPDLSVHS, from the exons atgcagccattcaaagtgagcggtgcagacacgtaccggag CCTTTTTATCTTGTCCAATGAGACTGTGAATATCTGGAGTCACCTTCTGGGATtcttactcttcttcacattgGGAGTTTATGATATGATAGCAGTGCTGCCTACAGCAGGAGCCTCAGGAGAAGACTATGTCATCTATTCCATAGGACTTTTCTGCTTTCAG GTTTGCATGCTGTGCTCTGTTGGTTATCATCTGTTCTGTTGCCATCGATCTGAGAAAACAAGTCGCCGTTGGATGGCTTTAGATTATGCTGGAATCTCAATTGGAATCCTTGGCTGTTATGTTCCAGGAGTTTTCTATGCCTTTTACTGTAACAAT TATTGGAGGCAAGTATACTTGATTACAGTCCTGGCAATGATCCTGGCAGTGTTCTTCGCTCAGATCCACCCTCATTACCTCACTCAGCAGTGGCACAGACTACGCTCTATCATCTTCTGCTCTGTTGCTGGCTATGGAGTCATTCCAACAATCCACTGGGTATGGCTCAATGGAGGCTTTAGTGCCCTTATTGTTCAG GCATTTGTTCCCCGAGTACTAGTGATGTACTTTATTGCTGCTTTGGCGTTTCTCTTTTATATTTCCAAAGTTCCAGAACGATATTTTCCAG GGCATCTTAACTACCTGGGCTCCAGTCATCAGGTGTGGCACATTCTTGTAGTGCTCATGTTTTACTGGTGGCACCAGACTGCAGTGTACATCATGCAATACCGACACAGCCAGCCATGCCCTGACTTGTCAGTGCACTCATAA